From Mycolicibacterium nivoides, a single genomic window includes:
- the nrdI gene encoding class Ib ribonucleoside-diphosphate reductase assembly flavoprotein NrdI, which produces MSHLVYFSSVSENTHRFVQKLGWPEDRVTRIPLHGRIEVNEPYVLILPTYGGGRATPDINNGGYVPKQVIAFLNNEHNRSLIRGVIAAGNNNFGAEFAYAGDVVSRKCGVPYLYRFELMGTPDDVEAVRTGLKDFWKDQTCHQPSQLQSL; this is translated from the coding sequence ATGAGTCATCTCGTCTACTTCTCCAGTGTCTCGGAGAACACCCACCGCTTCGTTCAGAAGCTCGGGTGGCCCGAAGACCGAGTCACCCGGATCCCGCTCCACGGCCGCATCGAGGTGAACGAGCCCTACGTTCTGATCCTCCCGACCTACGGCGGCGGCCGTGCCACCCCGGACATCAACAACGGTGGCTACGTACCCAAACAGGTCATCGCGTTTCTGAACAATGAACACAATCGGTCGTTGATCCGCGGCGTCATAGCCGCGGGCAACAACAACTTCGGTGCGGAATTCGCCTACGCGGGCGACGTAGTTTCGCGCAAATGCGGCGTGCCGTACCTGTACCGCTTCGAACTCATGGGAACTCCGGACGACGTAGAAGCCGTTCGCACGGGGTTGAAAGACTTTTGGAAGGACCAGACGTGCCACCAACCGTCACAGCTGCAGAGCCTGTAA